In one window of Zhongshania aliphaticivorans DNA:
- a CDS encoding helix-turn-helix transcriptional regulator, giving the protein MAFFAMLETEIPSRSTTLMFEEIETHTTDMVLSRHISDDELQVYGEHYIQTDVWAKEMAELPLFTFHSNEVLSDRIFLSSEFYADYTKPLDIRYACGAYIEDPKIGQAFRVTIQRGHRHKPFSQTELDTLNLFIPHLQNALTIYKRHIALESLQSGFNAITTILDSAAYLLRYDGTLVSNNKLAEELLSQDAALVSGGKLSFKSHKLRETVNQLIHSLGQFIENKASASRTYARTENYQISVEPHLLPSLTTDDQELGILLQIKHIESHIDLDIAGLETLFKLTTSEANVTRLLARGMVVKDISDNMGVKESTIRSHLKAVFSKLRVRSQAELLTKVNASLARTRLELSS; this is encoded by the coding sequence ATGGCTTTTTTTGCCATGCTAGAAACCGAGATTCCCTCTCGCTCTACAACCCTGATGTTTGAGGAAATTGAAACACACACCACCGACATGGTGCTATCTCGTCATATAAGTGATGACGAGCTCCAAGTATACGGTGAGCATTACATTCAAACTGACGTCTGGGCCAAAGAAATGGCCGAACTACCGCTGTTTACCTTCCACAGCAACGAAGTGCTATCTGATCGTATTTTTTTATCCTCAGAATTTTATGCCGATTACACCAAGCCCTTAGATATACGCTACGCATGCGGCGCTTACATAGAAGATCCAAAAATTGGCCAAGCATTTAGAGTCACCATTCAACGCGGCCACCGACACAAACCTTTCAGCCAAACGGAACTCGACACCCTAAACCTCTTTATTCCGCATTTACAAAATGCGCTCACCATCTACAAACGTCATATTGCACTGGAATCACTGCAAAGCGGATTTAACGCAATCACGACCATACTGGACAGTGCCGCGTACCTGCTGCGCTACGATGGCACACTGGTCTCAAACAATAAACTAGCCGAAGAATTACTTAGCCAAGATGCTGCGCTTGTCAGCGGAGGCAAACTCAGCTTTAAATCTCATAAATTACGAGAAACCGTAAACCAGCTAATCCACAGCCTCGGTCAATTCATTGAGAATAAAGCCAGCGCATCTCGCACTTATGCGCGCACCGAAAATTATCAAATCAGCGTCGAACCCCACCTGCTCCCAAGCCTCACTACTGACGATCAGGAATTAGGTATCTTGCTGCAAATTAAACATATTGAGTCTCACATTGACCTTGACATCGCCGGTCTAGAAACCCTTTTTAAACTGACAACAAGCGAGGCCAACGTGACACGCCTTCTTGCCCGAGGCATGGTGGTTAAAGACATCTCAGACAATATGGGGGTCAAGGAAAGTACCATTCGCTCACATCTTAAAGCAGTGTTCTCCAAGCTGCGTGTTCGCTC
- a CDS encoding succinylglutamate desuccinylase/aspartoacylase family protein, whose translation MQTLTIAGVEIVAGTRQQIELPVANLYTHTELSMTVKAVSGRKAGPTLFVSAAIHGDEINGVEIVRRLLQHKALRSLRGTLLTIPIVNVHGFLNNSRYLPDGRDLNRSFPGSPKSSLAGRMAHTFLNEVVLKCTHGIDLHTGARHRSNLPQIRADIKDKSTLAMAESFAAPVILHSSTRDGSLREIASSNQIQVLLYEAGEALRFDEVAIRAGVSGILNVMRHIGMLPPSRSKKSKRSSMIAGQSAWLRATSSGVLRAIVPLGAFVTKGDVLALISDPLGDSDSDVKIMASDDGIVIGRTFLPLVYEGDALFHIAKYKANIEEALEQVNAFREAFEPEIYPIADDYDDHPPIAG comes from the coding sequence ATGCAAACACTAACTATTGCGGGCGTCGAGATCGTCGCCGGTACGCGTCAACAGATAGAGCTTCCTGTTGCCAACCTTTATACCCACACCGAATTATCCATGACGGTGAAAGCCGTGAGTGGGCGCAAAGCAGGCCCCACACTGTTTGTCAGCGCCGCGATTCATGGTGACGAGATTAACGGTGTAGAAATCGTCCGGCGCTTACTACAACACAAAGCCCTGCGCTCCTTACGCGGCACCCTACTCACCATCCCCATCGTGAATGTTCATGGCTTTTTAAACAACAGTCGCTATCTACCCGATGGCCGCGACCTTAACCGCTCATTTCCAGGCTCGCCAAAAAGCTCGCTGGCGGGACGCATGGCCCACACCTTTCTCAATGAAGTTGTGCTGAAATGCACCCACGGAATAGATCTTCACACCGGCGCAAGACATCGCAGCAACCTGCCGCAAATTCGCGCCGACATCAAAGATAAAAGCACCCTCGCGATGGCAGAGAGCTTTGCCGCGCCGGTAATTTTACATTCGTCGACTCGAGACGGTTCCCTGCGCGAAATTGCCAGCTCCAACCAAATTCAAGTCCTGCTTTACGAAGCCGGTGAAGCGCTGAGGTTTGATGAGGTTGCCATACGTGCAGGTGTTAGCGGCATATTAAACGTCATGCGCCACATTGGTATGCTGCCGCCATCGCGTAGCAAAAAAAGCAAGCGCAGCAGTATGATTGCCGGGCAATCAGCCTGGTTGCGCGCAACTAGTAGCGGCGTCTTAAGAGCCATAGTCCCGCTGGGTGCCTTTGTTACAAAAGGCGATGTGCTGGCTCTAATCTCTGACCCCTTGGGCGACAGCGATTCTGACGTAAAAATAATGGCCAGTGACGACGGCATCGTTATTGGCAGAACATTTTTACCCCTCGTTTATGAGGGCGACGCCTTATTTCATATCGCTAAATACAAGGCAAATATTGAAGAGGCCCTCGAGCAAGTAAATGCCTTCAGAGAAGCCTTTGAACCCGAGATATACCCCATCGCAGACGATTATGACGATCATCCGCCGATTGCGGGCTAG